The Toxoplasma gondii ME49 chromosome XII, whole genome shotgun sequence genome includes a region encoding these proteins:
- the AP2XII9 gene encoding AP2 domain transcription factor AP2XII-9 (encoded by transcript TGME49_251740): MQSIHVSSPPHQRGAAPMAIEANLSRLSPSSVAPTQCTPTASGSMFAVCTPPAPAVLSAGPAGSPPNTRFSPSQPRHGHPSHPVSVDSIASYPGEQPQGGAVLVVSQQPKSRDRCMHAFAAGKDAFLHSHGPRPEDASPGEAFPWTYEPGYSCGQPAWPSQGAPAIGEGRGKIGAADRPFVSRYSESEQPGRCLDDYRSPEGVQDPAVPRQETDRNFLHPLPPESGAPSDASCGRVAHPRPSMSGTVYYESATPYPGPNVNYGYAFAPSFSGPAPYTACTPVQSQQRFPAPFSFPVSADNSYNSASSFPPAFARVQEPAALSPSSQGLPQDPQLPTGASSPKRGTAGARKARRRSPKAPRRSPQAGRASKTGSGAAGGTSRPVRGLPLQQRKLYRHFARQTPRVQGLTFDHNQIRWISYWKNDQGRQIQRHFPVSRHGFLEARRLALEERNRILGWPLHTDEAAEAIEALKAAADPFVQQLLMCPPSVSASSVAAGLSEGAAFNACTVVDGDRPVDHETSTASWADEEERPLHRAQGKLAGEAPEPEGERGALDASDAEESGGTQTVLGGEEAGERSRESRGTEPNANLPLGPAAWSRGEPDEAREEEVCGDSLVRPQEASDREAARPVQSTAGEACSGPRASQESDCPQQTECDSGAGLDPMVASSLGFARAACETVSPDPGSRSPPASSPNHSGLAESSPPLPRGCQTMPDHPGPCACSASSEGCASSVAAGPGPSFASNSDPSSSHEARPGTAPGSSGFPSGDFSAPSGPDSGAGPRAAKPKAPRRPAAHPAARKQGEGVRKSSGSRRRKVKASSPFLASSGLPSAYSVPPPSPEVTPAASDFSPSPVEPDTLEEGTGSALSLQLADAHAFLPRGETSAPCLSARAPGPATPDLAPAAHTPHSLFMPVPEGASRPALAGPAFHGMGAAALGTQAEQAFRVSAARPSQPFPACGTPFQSGYLSSRFYPAHGDFDPFTLFNAQLGLFWEQQEQQLLQLQQLEHQAEVVAGKVTSRKRRRGDSKGAGGRAGGRGTRGPQSKPRERKKSTSTSRAAEQGASLHAHDDAAESETKSRADATEGCEASDEEPARSRSPGSRRCASPSQARVSTSAEQASPARSSPSSHSLPSCSRSQLPFASGSEGSYHLPSPTASLPTHAGHATHSGTHPTAGGARLPFLTSFLDADRMSHDEQRFPDLQSPAAESGARRFYRGETEDGSAGARGPESSREENTAHASATWGVENLGTGAYPRRELPAAFQSHSLSDVACALPESPRASFFCGAGPAGPGGSRAASTTAEAPFLPTTTTADGCGSQLACSFGSQKAGHVSKRRNSVGLFSSLSRSSTTFDLLPVTPAEPREDALRMPRRGDGDQRDERDERRGSSETEDSARAARFEKEAAFRTPEQTYAEWLRPARDAGNADGNSRRQSACAADSKEAGRREQVGACEDHGESGASSVETPDSTGVLPSGVSSMFQLPSFNRCDTTTTDDAFGAPLSFLPSVSPLFFRDLQKATPHPSVESAHLVAPPATLRPGSPSRTSGPEPPEGDSLRGGPRAAAPPFDFYSGFAAVSPLAPAAQTAPAVAWGERGAGRLPEDAKEKVWAQEPFFSPLISFSSSSTFSGQKLRRVSSTDGSVPFLADRLFEEAHAWARSCLPETEEERRREGNKRHRRRSGSLSLARRSSWTSASCCSPRFLRDSLLASTVVGPSGKGPLLSSRELGIAGKETPVSREDSLSSVFYGKHSDTLEASTAGLPPLRPPLSLLSPRRVSYTGDSPFDFFQLSHKEKRSTGPSKSRLSSSSSISALSSLAALPPLSSLSSPSCLSSSLCAFSATGLAAQAESMTRLISLGDTRTVSSVSAGLLVDAGRRDTAFLMREETGELSAFEEHEKSFLDV; the protein is encoded by the exons ATGCAAAGCATTCATGTGTCTTCGCCGCCTCACCAACGAGGCGCCGCGCCCATGGCGATCGAAGCGAACCTCTCGAgactctcgccttcctctgtcgcGCCTACCCAATGCACACCCACCGCCTCTGGATCGATGTTCGCTGTCTGCACACCGCCCGCACCGGCGGTTCTTTCTGCTGGCCCCGCCGGTTCGCCCCCGAACACCCGCTTTTCTCCGAGCCAGCCTCGCCACGGCCATCCGTCTCACCCAGTCTCGGTGGATAGCATCGCCAGCTATCCGGGAGAACAGCCTCAGGGTGGCGCCGTGCTGGTGGTGAGCCAGCAGCCCAAGTCCCGGgaccgctgcatgcacgccttCGCAGCTGGCAAGGACGCCTTTCTCCACAGCCACGGACCCAGGCCTGAGGACGCTTCTCCAGGCGAAGCGTTTCCCTGGACTTACGAACCAGGGTATTCTTGCGGGCAACCTGCATGGCCCAGCCAGGGCGCACCGGCAATCGGCGAGGGCCGCGGCAAGATCGGAGCCGCCGACCGGCCCTTCGTGTCTCGCTACTCTGAAAGCGAACAACCGGGCCGCTGCCTCGACGACTACCGCTCGCCTGAGGGTGTCCAGGACCCCGCAGTGCCCAGACAAGAAACGGACAGAAATTTCCTGCACCCGCTGCCGCCCGAGTCCGGAGCCCCGTCCGACGCCTCGTGTGGCCGAGTTGCACATCCCCGACCCTCGATGTCGGGGACCGTATACTACGAGTCCGCAACGCCTTACCCAGGGCCAAACGTGAACTATGGCTATGCCTTCGCTCCGTCGTTCTCAGGCCCCGCGCCCtacactgcatgcaccccgGTCCAGTCTCAACAGCGCTTCCCCGCGCCCTTCTCGTTCCCGGTCTCTGCCGACAACTCGTACAACTCGGCCTCGTCCTTTCCTCCTGCCTTCGCGCGCGTCCAAGAACCTGCCGCactctcgccgtcttcccAAGGCTTGCCCCAAGACCCGCAGCTCCCCACCGGCGCCTCGTCCCCGAAACGGGGAACTGCCGGCGCGCGCAAGGCCCGTCGCAGAAGCCCCAAAGCCCCACGCCGCTCGCCCCAGGCCGGTCGCGCCTCCAAAACCGGCTCTGGCGCTGCGGGCGGCACTTCGCGCCCCGTCCGAGGCCTGCCGCTTCAGCAGCGcaagctgtacagacacttcGCTCGACAGACTCCCCGTGTCCAGGGCCTGACGTTCGACCACAACCAAATCCGCTG GATTTCGTACTGGAAGAACGACCAAGGTCGACAGATTCAGCGTCACTTCCCCGTGAGTCGGCATGGCTTTCTCGAGGCGCGGCGCCTAGCTCTGGAGGAGCGCAACCGAATTTTGGGGTGGCCTCTTCACACAGATGAAGCTGCGGAAGCGATCGAGGCCCTCAAGGCTGCCGCGGACCCCTTCGTCCAGCAGCTCCTCATGTGCCCTCCGTCTGTGAGCGCCTCGAGCGTCGCCGCCGGCCTGTCGGAAGGCGCCGCCTTCAATGCATGCACGGTGGTCGATGGCGACCGACCCGTCGACCACGAGACTTCCACGGCCTCCTGGgccgacgaggaagagcgccCCCTGCACAGAGCCCAGGGGAAGCTTGCAGGTGAGGCGCCGGAGCccgagggcgagagaggcgcgctCGACGCCTCAGATGCAGAAGAGTCTGGCGGGACCCAAACCGTGTTGGGCggcgaagaggcaggagagaggagtcGGGAGAGCCGCGGAACTGAGCCCAACGCGAACCTGCCTCTGGGGCCTGCGGCGTGGAGCCGGGGTGAGCCGGACGAggctcgagaagaagaagtgtGTGGAGACTCGCTCGTGAGACCCCAGGAGGCCTCCGACCGCGAGGCGGCTAGACCGGTCCAGTCCACAGCCGGAGAGGCATGCTCGGGTCCCCGAGCGTCGCAAGAAAGCGACTGTCCTCAACAGACAGAGTGCGACAGTGGCGCAGGTCTCGATCCGATGGTGGCCAGCTCCTTGGGGTTCGCGCGGGCAGCTTGCGAAACCGTCTCGCCTGATCCAGGGAGCCGCAGTCCTCCCGCCTCGTCTCCGAACCACAGCGGACTTGCAGAGTCGTCGCCGCCGCTTCCACGGGGGTGCCAAACGATGCCGGATCACCCGGGGCCTTGTGCCtgctcagcttcttctgAAGGGTGCGCCTCGTCCGTTGCTGCAGGTCCTGGACCCAGCTTTGCATCGAATTCAGATCCTTCGTCGTCTCACGAAGCCAGACCTGGTACCGCGCCCGGTTCTTCAGGCTTTCCTTCCGGGGACTTTTCGGCTCCATCGGGTCCCGACTCTGGCGCCGGCCCGCGGGCGGCGAAGCCGAAGGCACCTCGACGCCCCGCCGCTCATCCAGCTGCGCGCAAGCAGGGCGAGGGGGTGAGGAAAAGCAGCGGCTCGCGTCGGCGAAAAGTGAAGGCTTCCAGtcccttcctcgcttcctctggaCTGCCTTCAGCGTACTCAGTACCCCCGCCGTCGCCAGAAGTGACACCAGCTGCTTCCGACTTCTCACCGTCCCCCGTGGAGCCCGACACTCTCGAGGAGGGCACAGGCTCTGCACTATCGCTCCAGCTAGCTGACGCTCACGCCTTCCTTCCCCGCGGCGAGACTTCTgcgccttgtctctctgctcgcgcTCCAGGCCCTGCGACTCCCGACCTCGCTCCTGCCGCCCATACTCCACACAGCCTGTTCATGCCGGTCCCCGAGGGGGCCTCGAGACCCGCGCTTGCGGGTCCTGCGTTTCACGGGATGGGGGCGGCGGCGCTGGGGACGCAGGCGGAGCAGGCCTTTCGAGTGAGCGCGGCAAGGCCTTCACAGCCTTTTCCTGCGTGTGGAACTCCCTTCCAGTCTGGATAtctctcgtctcgcttctACCCCGCGCATGGAGACTTTGACCCGTTTACACTCTTCAACGCCCAGCTCGGCCTGTTCTGGGAACAACAGGAGCAGCAGCTCCTTCAACTCCAGCAACTGGAACACCAGGCGGAAGTTGTGGCTGGAAAAGTCACTTCTCGGAAGCGGAGGCGCGGGGACTCGAAGGGTGCAGGGGGCCGCGCGGGGGGTCGCGGGACCCGCGGGCCTCAATCGAAACCCcgagagcggaagaagagcacCTCCACCAGCAGAGCGGCCGAGCAAGGCgcgtctttgcatgcacacgaTGACGCCGCGGAGAGTGAGACGAAGAGTCGCGCCGACGCCACAGAAGGCTGTGAAGCCTCAGACGAGGAGCCCGCGCGGTCGCGGTCGCCGGGATCCCGGCGctgcgcctcgccttcccaGGCTCGCGTTTCAACGTCAGCAGAGCAGGCCTCGCCGGCGAGGTCATCCCCCTCTTCTCACTCGCTGCCTTCGTGCTCGAGGTCTCAGCTGCCTTTCGCTTCGGGATCCGAAGGCTCTTACCATCTCCCAAGTCCGACAGCAAGTCTCCCCACACATGCAGGGCATGCGACTCACTCAGGAACTCATCCAACCGCAGGTGGGgcgcgtctccctttcttgacttcttttctcgacGCAGACCGGATGAGCCACGATGAACAGCGCTTTCCAGACCTCCAGAGCCCTGCGGCAGAGAGCGGCGCCCGACGGTTCTACCGAGGCGAGACTGAGGACGGGTCTGCTGGAGCTCGAGGTCCCGAGAGCagtcgagaggagaacaCGGCGCATGCGAGCGCGACCTGGGGAGTGGAGAACCTCGGGACAGGCGCGTACCCGAGAAGAGAGCTCCCTGCCGCCTTCCAGTCTCACAGCTTGTCTGACGTCGCTTGCGCCTTGCCGGAGAGCCCCCGagcctcgtttttctgcgggGCCGGGCCAGCGGGTCCTGGGGGGTCGCGGGCGGCGTCCACGACCGCGGAGGCGCCGTTCCTCCCCACGACAACGACTGCGGACGGGTGCGGGTCCCAGCTGGCATGTTCCTTCGGCTCTCAAAAAGCAGGCCATGTgtcgaaaagaaggaacTCGGTTGggcttttctcctctctttcgcggTCATCGACGACCTTCGACCTCCTCCCTGTGACGCCTGCAGAGCCGCGCGAAGACGCGCTCCGCATGCCTcgaagaggcgacggagaccagagagacgagagagacgagagacgagggagtTCCGAGACCGAGGACTCAGCGAGGGCTGCCCGATtcgagaaggaagctgcGTTTCGGACTCCGGAGCAGACCTACGCCGAGTGGCTGAGACccgcgagagacgccggaAACGCGGACGGGAACAGCAGACGGCAGAGCGCCTGTGCAGCAGACTCGAAGGAAGCAGGCAGACGAGAGCAAGTGGGCGCCTGCGAGGATCACGGGGAGAGTGGAGCCTCCAGTGTCGAGACGCCAGACTCGACTGGGGTGCTTCCCAGTGGGGTGAGCTCGATGTTCCAGCTTCCAAGTTTCAACAGATGCGATACCACGACGACCGACGACGCCTTCGGGGCTCCTCTGTCGTTTCTGCCTTCCGTgtcgcctctgtttttccggGACCTTCAAAAGGCGACTCCACATCCCTCTGTCGAGAGCGCCCACCTGGTCGCTCCTCCAGCGACGCTGCGGCCCGGCTCGCCATCACGGACTTCCGGCCCCGAGCCccctgaaggagacagtctccgCGGAGGCCCTCGAGCGGCGGCTCCGCCCTTTGACTTCTATTCGGGATTCGCTGCCGTCAGTCCCCTGGCGCCTGCGGCCCAGACAGCGCCTGCAGTTGCCTGGGGGGAGCGCGGCGCTGGGCGGCTTCCAGAGGATGCCAAGGAGAAGGTGTGGGCCCAAGAgccgttcttttctccgttgatttccttctcttcttcctcgactttcTCTGGACAGAAACTGAGACGGGTCAGCTCGACAGACGGCAGCGTTCCGTTCCTCGCGGACCGGCTCTTCGAGGAGGCACACGCTTGGGCGCGCTCGTGCTTGCCCGagaccgaggaagagagaagaagagaaggaaataaGAGACACCGACGACGCTCGggctccctctctctcgcgagacGCTCCTCGTGGACATCCGCCTCCTGCTGCTCTCCGCGGTTCCTCCGGGACTCTCTGCTCGCTTCCACCGTCGTTGGGCCCTCTGGCAAGgggcctcttctctcttcgcgagAGCTCGGCATCGCTGGCAAAGAGACACCTGTCTCCCGAGAAGACAGTCTTTCGAGCGTTTTTTATGGGAAGCACAGTGACACGTTGGAGGCCTCAACTGCCGgcctgcctcctctgcgcccgccgctgtctctgctgtctccgaggCGCGTATCCTATACGGGAGACAGtcccttcgacttcttccagCTCTCCcacaaagagaagcgaagcacGGGTCCGAGCAAGTCCCGCCtgtcatcttcctcttcgatttctgcgctctcttctctcgcggcgCTGCCCccgctttcctcgctctcgtctccttcctgcctctcttcttctctctgcgccttctcggcAACGGGTCTCGCTGCCCAGGCCGAGAGCATGACGCGCCTGATCTCTCTCGGCGACACTcgcactgtctcctcggtgtCCGCGGGGCTGCTGGTCGACGCGGGGCGACGCGACACCGCATTTCTCATGCGAGAAGAGACCGGCGAGCTGTCGGCGTTCGAAGAACATGAAAAGTCTTTTCTGGACGTCTAA
- a CDS encoding MORN repeat-containing protein (encoded by transcript TGME49_251750), translated as MADGDRDEGSAGPYSFSLPDGSTLPTAGTYTGFASVQYTNGDSFEGEFVNGRKEGRGVYTYRNGDKFQGEYKNNKRTGLGRTDYSAGGFYHGNYENGRRSGEGTRRYPNGDIYYGQWKDGKHDGYGTYIFNTTKYKFVGQWRAGQLLEGSWRWRNGTVYEGKFEMNKPCGEGTWSFANGTRLQGSYSQRVLPVDEAPDDDPRPAQKIELQWTPSGVSAQ; from the exons ATGGCAGACGGCGACAGGGACGAGGGCTCAGCCGGTCCCTACTCCTTCTCTTTGCCAGATGGCAGCACGCTGCCCACTGCTGGAACATACACGGGTTTTGCCAGTGTCCAATATACCAACGGGGATTCGTTTGAAGGCGAATTTGTGAACGGGCGAAAAGAAGGGCGAGGTGTTTACACGTACAGAAACGGGGACAAGTTTCAAGGCGAATACAAAAATAACAAACGAACGGGACTCGGAAGAACAGACTACTCCGCCGGGGGATTCTACCATG GTAACTACGAAAACGGGCGCAGATCAGGAGAAGGCACACGGCGCTATCCGAACGGCGATATTTACTACGGCCAGTGGAAGGACGGCAAACACGACGGTTATGGAACCTATATCTTCAACACGACAAAGTACAAA TTTGTGGGTCAGTGGAGAGCGGGCCAGCTTCTAGAGGGGTCGTGGCGCTGGCGAAATGGAACGGTCTACGAGGGCAAGTTCGAAATGAACAAACCATGTGGCGAGGGTACGTGGTCGTTCGCGAATGGTACGCGACTGCAGGGAAGCTATTCCCAGCGTGTTTTGCCAGTGGACGAGGCTCCCGATGATGATCCACGACCCGCTCAAAAGATTGAACTCCAGTGGACACCATCCGGAGTTTCTGCTCAGTGA